One window of Hydractinia symbiolongicarpus strain clone_291-10 chromosome 3, HSymV2.1, whole genome shotgun sequence genomic DNA carries:
- the LOC130635739 gene encoding uncharacterized protein LOC130635739: MESTYTAKEGQSLSIVQDICGHPKPVVQWKLNEDMFVSSLKSTLINDTMKQYRYSYESRSLRRSDCGKYITVNASNEVAAIEQNAMIDVVFKPSPVSINSMYRINESCLYMGWLGESAENCSVKYYFQFDGEHSRHEISAMNFVHCGLQNARSVVFWASYKNIIGKKTNALLVYENISPLMKKSNKDEEEGQCSNKITIVIIVTVIAALTSNIIIICVCIKSAGTCNIKQACRKQKETNKIENKYDTVRKFSNCQDVKKGAKKMDVQNEYAEIALNLMEKNIYYAPAQT; the protein is encoded by the exons ATGGAATCAACGTACACTGCTAAAGAAGGACAAAGTTTGTCCATTGTACAAGATATATGTGGACATCCCAAACCAGTTGTTCAATGGAAACTGAATGAAGACATGTTTGTATCTTCCTTAAAATCCACACTCATTAACGACACAATGAAACAGTATAGGTACAGCTACGAAAGCAGGTCACTTCGACGTTCAGATTGTGGAAAGTACATTACAGTTAATGCTTCCAATGAGGTTGCAGCGATTGAGCAAAACGCGATGATTGATGTTGTAT TTAAGCCTTCACCTGTGTCAATAAATTCGATGTATAGAATCAACGAAAGTTGTTTATATATGGGTTGGCTCGGCGAAAGCGCAGAAAATTGTTCTgtcaaatattattttcaatttgATGGTGAACACAGTCGCCACGAGATCAGCGCAATGAATTTTGTACACTGCGGTTTGCAGAACGCAAGAAGTGTAGTGTTTTGGGCATCGTACAAAAACATTATCGGGAAAAAGACTAACGCattgttggtttatgaaaacaTATCTCCATTGATGAAAAAATCAA ATAAAGATGAAGAAGAAGGTCAGTGTTCAAACAAAATCACCATTGTCATCATCGTCACAGTAATAGCTGCACTCACATcaaacatcatcatcatctgtGTATGCATCAAAA GTGCTGGTACATGCAATATTAAACAAGCTTGCAGAAAACAGAAAGAgacaaataaaatagaaaacaaatatGACACAGTCAGAAAATTCTCGAATTGTCAGGATGTGAAGAAGGGAGCCAAAAAAATGGATGTTCAAAATGAATATGCTGAGATTGCATTAAACttgatggaaaaaaatatttactatgCACCTGCGCAAACCTAA
- the LOC130635740 gene encoding uncharacterized protein LOC130635740: protein MYNFIQEMKKMVFMLMLASACFATQLKVGGTNVCRRSVSYSTYKYQIIYKVVYRSYRTRGAWWKRKTAYRSESKSSQELEVITNYKSVYTCCRGWSKKNDHCPIPICATGCRNGNCTAPDRCTCHEGYHGYKCQHASSGKVTVVKNVFERVQIKSTVVMEWKIAHSDNQTNKVLKLYVLPDRDRPVFSSYGKYQSSQGKGRQTFGNRLSATFSKIKGKYTVTLKRIQYNENYTFQLKVIFINKKSVTETKVADIRIKNVVGMLFCYMVYRWSIGGL, encoded by the exons ATGTATAACTTTATACAAGAGATGAAGAAGATGGTCTTTATGTTGATGCTTGCTTCGGCATGCTTTGCTACTCAGTTAAAAGTAGGAGG GACTAATGTATGCAGAAGATCAGTTTCATACTCCACTTATAAGTaccaaataatttacaaagtcgTTTATCGAAGTTACAGAACAAGAGGCGCTTGGTGGAAGCGCAAAACCGCCTACAG ATCAGAGTCCAAAAGTTCACAAGAATTGGAAGTGATCACAAATTACAAAAGTGTGTATACATGTTGCAGAGGATGGTCAAAAAAGAATGATCACTGTCCTATAC CCATATGTGCAACTGGTTGTAGGAATGGGAATTGTACTGCTCCAGACAGATGTACATGCCACGAAGGTTATCATGGATATAAATGTCAACACG CCTCCAGTGGGAAAGTCACTGTcgttaaaaacgtttttgaaagaGTACAGATCAAGAGCACTGTGGTAATGGAATGGAAGATAGCACATAGCGATAACCAGACAAACAAGGTCTTAAAATTGTACGTCTTGCCAGATCGTGATCGTCCTGTATTCAGCAGTTATGGAAAATACCAATCTTCACAAGGGAAAGGAAGACAAACTTTCGGAAACAGATTGTCAGCTACATTTAGCAAAATTAAAGGCAAGTACACAGTTACATTGAAAAGAATTCAGTACAATGAAAATTACACCTTCCAGTTGAAAGTGATATTCATCAACAAGAAATCGGTGACAGAAACAAAAGTAGCAGACATTCGAATAAAAAATGTCGTGGGTATGTTGTTTTGTTATATGGTCTATAGATGGTCTATAGGTGGTCTATAG
- the LOC130635741 gene encoding uncharacterized protein LOC130635741 isoform X2 — MVLITTVYMNNSSCVYTTWRREDTGIYTITYHLQFNNQEKIYSTLNTYLKVCNLRNPTVVTIWASYKGRLGRNSSISITLPLMKTTTTTNTTRTATKRRIASDSNMHSVKGDHLNSSRFNIQVAVKGTPKICGVRLKSNYTVVENSTITFTQDVCAHPKPVAEWKLDREKLYKKPSNTSLINTEQRKYRFTYQTRKLTRNDCGAKFILKATNAMGSVEETVKVDVIFKPPAVFIKSISRHNASCVKILWQREKMGNCILSYQLQFDGNSEIFFTSNTYFTMCTQLNITSVGIWATHKGEIGDITVDRISPATPAPETKEISADESKLTIKLIVILVIGSFVFTVILNVIFFGILLRKGFVILNFKTKKQHQNVANKNAEEYEVMGTTISNYTDINLHAIKPSVYADLKTTTDDSNQYAEIGLNDVK; from the exons ATGGTATTAATAACGACAGTGTACATGAATAATTCGAGTTGTGTTTATACCACCTGGCGAAGAGAAGACACTGGAATTTACACTATAACTTATCATTTGCAATTCAATAACCAAGAAAAAATTTACAGCACCCTAAATACTTATCTGAAGGTTTGTAATTTACGCAACCCTACAGTTGTTACCATTTGGGCGTCATACAAGGGAAGGTTGGGAAGAAATAGTTCCATTAGTATTACTCTACCCTTAATGAAAACCACCACGACAACCAACACTACAAGAACCGCTACAAAAAGACGCATTGCATCTGACTCTAATATGCACAGTGTGAAAG GTGATCATTTGAATAGCAGTCGTTTTAACATTCAGGTCGCTGTAAAAG GTACTCCAAAAATTTGCGGCGTAAGATTAAAATCTAATTACACTGTTGTTGAAAATTCCACCATCACGTTCACACAAGATGTATGTGCGCACCCTAAACCTGTGGCAGAATGGAAACTAGACCGGGAAAAATTATACAAGAAACCATCGAATACAAGTTTAATAAACACggaacaaagaaagtacagatTTACTTATCAAACACGAAAGTTGACACGCAATGATTGTGGAGCAAAATTTATTCTGAAGGCAACTAATGCGATGGGAAGTGTTGAAGAGACTGTAAAAGTAGATGTTATTT TTAAACCCCCTGCAGTTTTTATTAAATCAATATCTCGACACAATGCTAGCTGCGTTAAGATTCTCTGGCAAAGAGAAAAAATGGGAAATTGTATTCTAAGTTATCAATTGCAGTTCGATGGTAACAGTGAAATTTTCTTCACCTCAAATACATATTTTACCATGTGCACTCAACTGAATATCACCAGCGTCGGTATTTGGGCAACCCACAAAGGAGAAATTGGGGATATAACAGTCGATAGAATTAGTCCTGCGACGCCAGcaccagaaacaaaagaaataagtgCAG ACGAATCTAAGCTCACAATAAAACTCATAGTTATCCTAGTTATCGGGTCATTCGTCTTTACAGTGATATTAAATGTCATCTTTTTTGGCATTTTGCTACGCAAAg gttTCGTCATcttgaattttaaaacaaagaaacaacatcAAAACGTGGCAAACAAAAATGCTGAAGAATATGAAGTTATGGGAACAACAATATCTAATTATACAGATATAAATTTGCACGCAATAAAACCGAGTGTATATGCTGATTTGAAAACAACGACTGATGATTCTAATCAATATGCCGAAATTGGGCTGAACGATGTGAAATGA
- the LOC130635741 gene encoding uncharacterized protein LOC130635741 isoform X1 — translation MVLITTVYMNNSSCVYTTWRREDTGIYTITYHLQFNNQEKIYSTLNTYLKVCNLRNPTVVTIWASYKGRLGRNSSISITLPLMKTTTTTNTTRTATKRRIASDSNMHSVKGKSFKSSYVQVRENKSLSATFTNSRYRLMLRNIRYNESFTFQLYVIYGAGDHLNSSRFNIQVAVKGTPKICGVRLKSNYTVVENSTITFTQDVCAHPKPVAEWKLDREKLYKKPSNTSLINTEQRKYRFTYQTRKLTRNDCGAKFILKATNAMGSVEETVKVDVIFKPPAVFIKSISRHNASCVKILWQREKMGNCILSYQLQFDGNSEIFFTSNTYFTMCTQLNITSVGIWATHKGEIGDITVDRISPATPAPETKEISADESKLTIKLIVILVIGSFVFTVILNVIFFGILLRKGFVILNFKTKKQHQNVANKNAEEYEVMGTTISNYTDINLHAIKPSVYADLKTTTDDSNQYAEIGLNDVK, via the exons ATGGTATTAATAACGACAGTGTACATGAATAATTCGAGTTGTGTTTATACCACCTGGCGAAGAGAAGACACTGGAATTTACACTATAACTTATCATTTGCAATTCAATAACCAAGAAAAAATTTACAGCACCCTAAATACTTATCTGAAGGTTTGTAATTTACGCAACCCTACAGTTGTTACCATTTGGGCGTCATACAAGGGAAGGTTGGGAAGAAATAGTTCCATTAGTATTACTCTACCCTTAATGAAAACCACCACGACAACCAACACTACAAGAACCGCTACAAAAAGACGCATTGCATCTGACTCTAATATGCACAGTGTGAAAGGTAAATCATTTAAGTCTAGTTATGTTCAAGTTCGTGAAAATAAATCATTATCAGCTACTTTTACTAATTCGAGGTACAGATTAATGTTAAGAAATATCCGGTACAATGAAAGTTTCACGTTTCAACTGTATGTAATTTATGGTGCAGGTGATCATTTGAATAGCAGTCGTTTTAACATTCAGGTCGCTGTAAAAG GTACTCCAAAAATTTGCGGCGTAAGATTAAAATCTAATTACACTGTTGTTGAAAATTCCACCATCACGTTCACACAAGATGTATGTGCGCACCCTAAACCTGTGGCAGAATGGAAACTAGACCGGGAAAAATTATACAAGAAACCATCGAATACAAGTTTAATAAACACggaacaaagaaagtacagatTTACTTATCAAACACGAAAGTTGACACGCAATGATTGTGGAGCAAAATTTATTCTGAAGGCAACTAATGCGATGGGAAGTGTTGAAGAGACTGTAAAAGTAGATGTTATTT TTAAACCCCCTGCAGTTTTTATTAAATCAATATCTCGACACAATGCTAGCTGCGTTAAGATTCTCTGGCAAAGAGAAAAAATGGGAAATTGTATTCTAAGTTATCAATTGCAGTTCGATGGTAACAGTGAAATTTTCTTCACCTCAAATACATATTTTACCATGTGCACTCAACTGAATATCACCAGCGTCGGTATTTGGGCAACCCACAAAGGAGAAATTGGGGATATAACAGTCGATAGAATTAGTCCTGCGACGCCAGcaccagaaacaaaagaaataagtgCAG ACGAATCTAAGCTCACAATAAAACTCATAGTTATCCTAGTTATCGGGTCATTCGTCTTTACAGTGATATTAAATGTCATCTTTTTTGGCATTTTGCTACGCAAAg gttTCGTCATcttgaattttaaaacaaagaaacaacatcAAAACGTGGCAAACAAAAATGCTGAAGAATATGAAGTTATGGGAACAACAATATCTAATTATACAGATATAAATTTGCACGCAATAAAACCGAGTGTATATGCTGATTTGAAAACAACGACTGATGATTCTAATCAATATGCCGAAATTGGGCTGAACGATGTGAAATGA
- the LOC130635741 gene encoding uncharacterized protein LOC130635741 isoform X3, with the protein MVLITTVYMNNSSCVYTTWRREDTGIYTITYHLQFNNQEKIYSTLNTYLKVCNLRNPTVVTIWASYKGRLGRNSSISITLPLMKTTTTTNTTRTATKRRIASDSNMHSVKGTPKICGVRLKSNYTVVENSTITFTQDVCAHPKPVAEWKLDREKLYKKPSNTSLINTEQRKYRFTYQTRKLTRNDCGAKFILKATNAMGSVEETVKVDVIFKPPAVFIKSISRHNASCVKILWQREKMGNCILSYQLQFDGNSEIFFTSNTYFTMCTQLNITSVGIWATHKGEIGDITVDRISPATPAPETKEISADESKLTIKLIVILVIGSFVFTVILNVIFFGILLRKGFVILNFKTKKQHQNVANKNAEEYEVMGTTISNYTDINLHAIKPSVYADLKTTTDDSNQYAEIGLNDVK; encoded by the exons ATGGTATTAATAACGACAGTGTACATGAATAATTCGAGTTGTGTTTATACCACCTGGCGAAGAGAAGACACTGGAATTTACACTATAACTTATCATTTGCAATTCAATAACCAAGAAAAAATTTACAGCACCCTAAATACTTATCTGAAGGTTTGTAATTTACGCAACCCTACAGTTGTTACCATTTGGGCGTCATACAAGGGAAGGTTGGGAAGAAATAGTTCCATTAGTATTACTCTACCCTTAATGAAAACCACCACGACAACCAACACTACAAGAACCGCTACAAAAAGACGCATTGCATCTGACTCTAATATGCACAGTGTGAAAG GTACTCCAAAAATTTGCGGCGTAAGATTAAAATCTAATTACACTGTTGTTGAAAATTCCACCATCACGTTCACACAAGATGTATGTGCGCACCCTAAACCTGTGGCAGAATGGAAACTAGACCGGGAAAAATTATACAAGAAACCATCGAATACAAGTTTAATAAACACggaacaaagaaagtacagatTTACTTATCAAACACGAAAGTTGACACGCAATGATTGTGGAGCAAAATTTATTCTGAAGGCAACTAATGCGATGGGAAGTGTTGAAGAGACTGTAAAAGTAGATGTTATTT TTAAACCCCCTGCAGTTTTTATTAAATCAATATCTCGACACAATGCTAGCTGCGTTAAGATTCTCTGGCAAAGAGAAAAAATGGGAAATTGTATTCTAAGTTATCAATTGCAGTTCGATGGTAACAGTGAAATTTTCTTCACCTCAAATACATATTTTACCATGTGCACTCAACTGAATATCACCAGCGTCGGTATTTGGGCAACCCACAAAGGAGAAATTGGGGATATAACAGTCGATAGAATTAGTCCTGCGACGCCAGcaccagaaacaaaagaaataagtgCAG ACGAATCTAAGCTCACAATAAAACTCATAGTTATCCTAGTTATCGGGTCATTCGTCTTTACAGTGATATTAAATGTCATCTTTTTTGGCATTTTGCTACGCAAAg gttTCGTCATcttgaattttaaaacaaagaaacaacatcAAAACGTGGCAAACAAAAATGCTGAAGAATATGAAGTTATGGGAACAACAATATCTAATTATACAGATATAAATTTGCACGCAATAAAACCGAGTGTATATGCTGATTTGAAAACAACGACTGATGATTCTAATCAATATGCCGAAATTGGGCTGAACGATGTGAAATGA
- the LOC130635742 gene encoding uncharacterized protein LOC130635742, producing MTALDGVNFYICLTLLIMLKTAMSGSVEAIIKNIEATVNSTAELSWRVETNKDGERVFGVELSEGGVVLVDGRSATVNDAGKNKFGGRLSASFSNNVYKMSIKKIQYNEAKSFTLIAAFELKSTLVPVNDTATITSVKGGPDQCGISLNSSYTVHEGKQLSLLSEICGNPKPILTWKLQNELGFSYSSDFMLMDTFSMRYRYVYKTRRLVTREDCGTKLAFNATGANGTIQGYAVLDVTFSPRKIRKVIFYKENDCINGTWTSEGTGNCPLTYHIHFNEENNIFNTSYTHYAVCNISNVSSVVIWASYRNKYGQRTKVNISLTTPAPSTKVTDACKRPILLKVKSLDTKKLLVTIIITLVITQIANIGIYAVVKLRGTGCNCRNKQSVKKDDEYKDGQDYEVFPATESHYTGLQLETRKETTYADLTQATVNEYSEIKTENRFKIV from the exons ATGACAGCTTTGGATGgtgtaaatttttatatttgtttaacaCTTTTGATAATGCTGAAGACAG CAATGTCTGGGTCAGTTGAAGCTATTATAAAGAACATAGAAGCAACTGTTAACTCAACTGCAGAATTAAGTTGGAGAGTGGAAACTAATAAGGATGGAGAAAGGGTATTTGGTGTGGAGTTGTCCGAAGGTGGTGTGGTATTAGTAGATGGAAGGTCTGCAACAGTAAATGACGCTGGTAAAAACAAATTTGGTGGTCGATTATCAGCAAGCTTTTCAAATAATGTGTATAAAATGTCCATTAAGAAAATCCAATACAATGAAGCAAAGTCTTTTACATTAATAGCTGCATTCGAATTGAAGTCAACTCTAGTTCCTGTAAATGATACTGCAACAATCACAAGTGTTAAAG GTGGTCCTGACCAATGTGGTATTTCACTAAACTCAAGCTACACTGTACACGAAGGAAAACAATTATCACTCTTGAGCGAAATTTGTGGAAATCCCAAACCTATTTTAACTTGGAAATTGCAAAACGAATTAGGGTTTTCATATTCTAGCGACTTTATGCTTATGGATACATTCTCAATGCGATACAGATATGTTTATAAAACTCGACGTCTCGTGACACGTGAAGATTGTGGAACAAAGCTAGCTTTCAATGCCACTGGTGCGAATGGTACCATTCAAGGATACGCAGTACTTGATGTAACAT tttcgCCTCGAAAAATCCGGAAGGTGATCTTCTACAAAGAAAATGATTGTATAAATGGTACATGGACAAGTGAAGGAACTGGCAATTGTCCGCTGACTTACCATATCCATTTTAatgaagaaaataatatttttaatacaagctACACACATTACGCTGTATGCAACATATCCAATGTTTCCAGTGTAGTTATTTGGGCTTCATATAGAAACAAATATGGCCAGAGAACAAAAGTAAATATTAGTTTAACAACTCCAGCACCATCTACAAAAGTCACCGATGCTTGCAAACGTCCTATATTGTTAAAAG TGAAAAGTTTGGATACAAAGAAATTATTGGTAACAATAATTATAACGCTGGTTATCACGCAAATAGCAAATATAGGTATTTATGCAGTTGTGAAACTCAGAG GCACTGGATGCAATTGCAGAAATAAACAAAGTGTAAAGAAAGATGACGAATATAAAGACGGCCAAGATTATGAAGTATTTCCTGCAACGGAATCGCATTATACAGGCCTTCAATTGGAAACAAGAAAAGAAACTACTTATGCCGACTTAACACAAGCAACTGTTAATGAATATTCCGAAATTAAAACTGAAAATCGGTTCAAAATAGTTTAA